One genomic region from Leifsonia sp. Root1293 encodes:
- a CDS encoding ABC transporter permease: MSDLEVRSTVTVEAATRPLPRVGTVLAGLFVAFLVVAVVWPGLIAPYGPDAIAPRDAFQPPSTQHWFGTDESGRDIYSRVIWGTATSLLIGITATAIGLSLGLVLGAIGGLGGRALDFAVGRVNEVLFAFPGLLLALLVIVLYGPGPVTATIAVGLSTAPGYARIIQGELRGIRSSGFVEAARVLGHSSAGIIRRHILPNALAPIAVLATLGVGQAIVWASALSYLGLGAQPPAAEWGAMLSAGRTYITTAWWMTVFPGLMIVLTTIATTVLGRAITSRRGGAR; encoded by the coding sequence GTGAGCGACCTCGAGGTGCGCAGCACCGTCACCGTCGAGGCGGCGACCCGACCGCTCCCCCGGGTCGGAACCGTGTTGGCCGGCCTGTTCGTCGCGTTCCTGGTCGTCGCCGTGGTGTGGCCCGGACTGATCGCCCCCTACGGCCCCGACGCCATCGCCCCGCGCGACGCCTTCCAGCCGCCATCGACCCAACACTGGTTCGGCACCGACGAATCAGGGCGCGACATCTACAGTCGGGTGATCTGGGGCACGGCGACGTCCCTCCTCATCGGCATCACAGCCACGGCCATCGGGCTCTCCCTCGGGCTCGTGCTCGGCGCCATCGGCGGCCTCGGCGGGCGTGCACTGGACTTCGCGGTCGGACGCGTGAACGAGGTGCTGTTCGCCTTTCCCGGCCTGCTCCTCGCCCTGCTCGTCATCGTCCTCTACGGTCCGGGCCCCGTGACGGCCACGATCGCCGTCGGGCTGTCGACCGCACCGGGCTACGCCAGGATCATCCAGGGCGAGCTTCGGGGCATCCGTTCGTCGGGCTTCGTCGAGGCCGCCAGGGTGCTCGGCCACAGCTCTGCCGGCATCATCCGTCGGCACATCCTGCCCAACGCCCTTGCCCCCATCGCCGTGCTCGCCACGCTAGGGGTCGGGCAGGCCATCGTCTGGGCGTCGGCCCTCAGCTACCTCGGCCTCGGTGCGCAGCCTCCGGCAGCGGAGTGGGGGGCCATGCTGTCGGCGGGACGCACGTACATCACGACTGCCTGGTGGATGACGGTGTTCCCCGGGCTCATGATCGTGCTCACCACGATCGCCAC
- a CDS encoding ABC transporter permease, which produces MSVRRTLGRLAGALFVLWAVATLTFFAIHLVPGDPAQAILGGPGSQASQEALDRVRQDYGLDQPLIVQYFAMLGRLATGDLGESYALRMPVAELIGSQLLGTVVLALLALLVAWLFAIGLALWSTGPGRASRAVAQGVELTAASLPQFWLATVLIAVFSTALGWLPAVSTGTPTGLVLPVVTLAVPLAGFLAQLMREHLLIALEQPFALSARARGESSTGIRLRHALRHAALPGINLSGWAVGYLISGAVVVETIFARPGLGRTLLRAVELRDVPVVLGVVLLVALVYVVMTFATDALSRIADPRLRREVRS; this is translated from the coding sequence ATGTCCGTCCGCCGCACGCTGGGGCGCCTCGCCGGCGCGCTCTTCGTGCTGTGGGCGGTCGCGACCCTGACGTTCTTCGCGATCCATCTCGTTCCCGGAGATCCGGCCCAGGCCATTCTCGGCGGGCCGGGCTCCCAGGCGTCGCAGGAGGCACTCGACAGGGTGCGCCAGGACTACGGGCTCGACCAGCCGCTCATCGTGCAGTACTTCGCGATGCTCGGACGGCTCGCCACAGGGGATCTCGGGGAGTCCTACGCCCTCCGGATGCCGGTCGCGGAGCTGATCGGAAGCCAGCTGCTGGGAACGGTGGTCCTGGCGCTCCTGGCTCTCCTGGTCGCCTGGCTGTTCGCGATCGGCCTCGCTCTCTGGTCGACCGGGCCGGGCCGGGCCAGCCGCGCCGTGGCCCAGGGAGTCGAGCTCACGGCGGCATCCCTGCCGCAGTTCTGGCTCGCCACGGTGCTCATCGCCGTCTTCAGCACGGCGCTCGGGTGGCTGCCGGCGGTCTCGACCGGAACGCCGACCGGCCTGGTGCTGCCGGTCGTCACACTGGCCGTTCCGCTCGCCGGTTTCCTCGCCCAACTCATGAGAGAGCATCTGCTCATCGCGCTCGAGCAGCCGTTCGCCCTGTCGGCGCGAGCCAGGGGCGAGTCATCGACCGGCATCCGTCTGCGCCATGCGCTCCGCCATGCAGCACTGCCGGGCATCAACCTGTCGGGGTGGGCCGTCGGCTACCTCATCTCGGGGGCCGTCGTGGTCGAGACGATCTTCGCCCGTCCCGGCCTCGGCCGCACGCTGCTGCGCGCTGTCGAACTGCGCGACGTCCCCGTGGTGCTCGGCGTCGTGCTCCTGGTCGCCCTCGTCTACGTCGTGATGACCTTCGCGACGGATGCTCTCTCCCGGATCGCGGATCCGCGGCTGCGACGGGAGGTGCGATCGTGA
- a CDS encoding ABC transporter substrate-binding protein, with the protein MPSASAPVRTNRRLLSLLAAAGGATLLLAGCTSAAPEAASTPTPGGTLVYASGDAEPDCLDPHVGGNYPQALVAGQFLESLVSLDEDGTIIPWLATEWTASDDGLTWDFTLRDDVTFTDGTPLNAEAVKVNVEHLKDPDTQSSTGYLALGKVDSVEVVDDSTARFHLSAPDSALLESLAQPWVAIESPAGIARGMDENCLAPIGTGPFVVEEWVQQDHLTLVRNDDYDSAPADAAHTGAPYLEGIEWRFIPDSASRYAALQSGEVDVIDNAQPDTIAQATKNGSLVEIDAPRPGASNRIELNSSRPPFDDVRVREAFIRAADVNDGIDSLFFGTAKRSYSVLSSVEPLGYSDEKLFTTDLDAANTLLDEAGWTTRDAEGYRTKDGERLTLRFPVSTNQSIPAEQSLFEQIQATAKEAGFEVVISPLDISGWYGALFSDSYELVSAPYTKIGPDVLRTLYDSAGITPAPSGYFANLAQLNDPELDELLRSAASTSDPDERASLYEQAQKIILGGFYALPLYDQQNHFLLSTSVKGARAMPTVSTPTFADAWLSE; encoded by the coding sequence ATGCCCAGCGCTTCAGCCCCGGTTCGGACGAACCGGCGTCTTCTCTCCCTGTTGGCCGCCGCCGGTGGAGCCACGCTCCTGCTCGCCGGATGCACCTCGGCTGCCCCTGAGGCCGCCTCCACCCCGACGCCGGGCGGCACCCTCGTGTATGCGAGCGGCGATGCCGAGCCGGACTGCCTCGATCCTCACGTCGGCGGCAACTACCCGCAAGCTCTCGTGGCCGGCCAGTTCCTCGAGTCGCTGGTCTCGCTCGACGAGGACGGCACCATCATCCCGTGGCTCGCGACGGAGTGGACGGCATCCGACGACGGGCTCACCTGGGACTTCACGCTGCGCGACGACGTCACGTTCACCGATGGCACCCCGCTGAACGCCGAAGCGGTCAAGGTCAATGTCGAGCACCTGAAGGACCCGGACACGCAGTCATCGACGGGATACCTCGCCCTCGGCAAGGTCGATTCGGTCGAGGTCGTCGACGACAGCACCGCCCGCTTCCACCTCAGTGCCCCGGACAGCGCGCTGCTCGAGTCGCTCGCCCAGCCCTGGGTGGCCATCGAGTCGCCGGCTGGCATCGCGCGGGGCATGGACGAGAACTGCCTCGCCCCCATCGGAACCGGCCCGTTCGTGGTCGAGGAGTGGGTGCAGCAGGACCACCTCACCCTGGTGCGCAACGACGACTACGACTCCGCCCCCGCTGACGCCGCCCACACCGGCGCGCCCTACCTCGAGGGCATCGAGTGGCGCTTCATCCCCGACTCGGCTTCGCGCTATGCGGCCCTGCAGTCGGGTGAGGTCGACGTGATCGACAATGCTCAGCCCGACACCATCGCCCAGGCGACGAAGAACGGCTCCCTGGTGGAGATCGACGCCCCGAGGCCCGGCGCATCCAACCGCATCGAGCTCAACTCCTCCCGGCCGCCGTTCGACGACGTGCGCGTGCGTGAGGCATTCATCCGCGCCGCCGACGTGAACGACGGCATCGACTCGCTCTTCTTCGGAACGGCGAAGCGGTCCTACTCGGTTCTGTCGAGCGTCGAGCCCCTCGGCTACTCCGACGAGAAGCTCTTCACCACCGACCTCGACGCCGCGAACACCCTGCTCGACGAGGCCGGCTGGACCACCCGAGACGCCGAGGGCTATCGCACGAAGGACGGCGAGCGCCTGACCCTGCGCTTCCCGGTCTCCACGAACCAGTCCATTCCGGCCGAGCAGTCGCTGTTCGAGCAGATCCAGGCCACGGCCAAGGAGGCCGGCTTCGAGGTCGTCATCTCGCCGCTCGACATCTCGGGCTGGTACGGGGCGCTCTTCTCCGACTCCTATGAGCTCGTGAGTGCGCCGTACACGAAGATCGGGCCCGACGTCCTGCGCACGCTCTACGACTCGGCCGGCATCACCCCGGCGCCGAGCGGCTACTTCGCCAACCTCGCCCAGCTGAACGACCCCGAGCTCGACGAGCTCCTGCGCTCCGCCGCGAGCACGAGCGACCCCGACGAGCGGGCATCGCTCTATGAGCAGGCGCAGAAGATCATCCTCGGTGGCTTCTACGCCCTGCCGCTCTACGACCAGCAGAATCACTTCCTCCTGAGCACGAGCGTGAAGGGTGCCCGGGCGATGCCGACGGTGTCGACACCGACCTTCGCCGACGCCTGGCTCTCCGAGTAG
- a CDS encoding GntR family transcriptional regulator, protein MLLRVDPSSPRPLFEQLASGIRGSIVDGRLVDGERLPSARALAEQLDINVQTVLHGYRVLRDEGLVELHRGRGAVVTVRVGGHMALAGLIHDLVAEAREHRVAPAALHALIDEAYR, encoded by the coding sequence GTGCTCCTTCGTGTCGATCCGTCCAGCCCGCGGCCCCTGTTCGAGCAGCTCGCGTCGGGAATCCGCGGCTCCATCGTCGATGGCCGGCTCGTCGACGGCGAGCGCCTGCCGTCTGCTCGTGCGCTCGCCGAACAGCTCGACATCAATGTGCAGACCGTGCTGCACGGCTACCGAGTGCTGCGCGACGAGGGTCTCGTCGAGTTGCACCGGGGCAGGGGAGCCGTCGTCACGGTGCGCGTCGGCGGGCACATGGCGCTGGCCGGCCTCATCCACGATCTGGTCGCCGAAGCCCGGGAGCACAGGGTGGCGCCTGCGGCACTGCACGCGCTCATCGACGAGGCGTATCGCTGA
- the ileS gene encoding isoleucine--tRNA ligase: MYPKGQDPQHASDGVVPSPNFPSIEREVLEFWKNDGTFQASIDNRDGAEEWVFYDGPPFANGLPHYGHLLTGYAKDVFPRFQTMRGKQVHRRFGWDTHGLPAELEAERQLGITDKSQIEEMGIAAFNRAAQDSVLRYTKEWQGYVTRQARWVDFENDYKTLDVTFMESVIWAFKRLHDKGLAYEGYRVLPYCWRDQTPLSNHELRMDDDVYKDRQDQTVTVTFPLTGAKAESLGLTAVRALAWTTTPWTLPTNAALAVGPAITYAVVPAGPNGTPDATVLRERSGGNDGTEVLGAEYLIAIDLVGNYAKDLGYESAADALAAVSRTVLGSELEGVTYDRLFDYYADVDAWGMQNGWRILVADYVTTDDGTGIVHLAPAYGEEDQKVSEANGIPVIISLDDGGKFLSDVTDVAGQLWSDANKPLTQLLKAEGRLLRQASYVHSYPHCWRCRNPLIYKAVSSWFVRVTDFRDRMVDLNQDITWVPENVKDGQFGKWIGNARDWSISRNRYFGSPIPVWKSDDPEYPRTDVYGSLEELERDFGTQPRNAAGEPDLHRPYIDELTRPNPDDPTGRSTMRRIPDVLDVWFDSGSMPFAQVHYPFENQEWFDSHNPADFIVEYIGQTRGWFYMLHVLSTALFDRPAFTNVVSHGIVLGSDGQKMSKSLRNYPDVSEVFDRDGSDAMRWFLMSSSVLRGGNLVVTEEGIREGVRQVMLPLWSTWYFFSLYANASRASGSLSGTASSEGGYEAQRRTDSTDVLDRYLLAKLRNLVSAVTVDFEQLDSTLAAAKLRDFADVLTNWYVRRSRDRFWAGVGEDGSGAEAFDTLFTVLETYTRLTAPLLPLVSERIWQGLTGGRSVHLADWPDASEFPADEALVAVMDQVRAISSTALSLRKQSGLRVRLPLAKLTVVSASATALAPFEAILRDELNVKSVDVVELAESSAADYGVSSRLTVNARAAGPRLGKEVQKAIQGARTGDWSETDGIVTAGGIVLVEGEYELVLEATSEAGSGVALALLPGGGFVLLDTVITHELEAEGLARDVIRAVQDARKAAGLEVSDRIRLRLTLNETAATAARVHAELIGSETLAVDLDIAAFGGAELPAEALSVGRDSTLTIALEKA, encoded by the coding sequence TTGTACCCCAAGGGTCAGGATCCCCAGCACGCATCCGACGGCGTCGTGCCGTCGCCGAACTTCCCCTCCATCGAGCGGGAGGTGCTCGAGTTCTGGAAGAACGACGGGACCTTCCAGGCCTCCATCGACAATCGCGACGGCGCCGAGGAGTGGGTGTTCTACGACGGCCCTCCGTTCGCCAACGGCCTCCCGCACTACGGACACCTGCTGACCGGCTACGCGAAGGACGTCTTCCCGCGGTTCCAGACCATGCGCGGCAAGCAGGTGCATCGACGCTTCGGCTGGGACACGCACGGTCTTCCCGCGGAGCTCGAGGCTGAGCGGCAGCTGGGCATCACCGACAAGAGCCAGATCGAGGAGATGGGCATCGCCGCGTTCAATCGCGCTGCCCAGGACTCCGTGCTGCGCTACACGAAGGAGTGGCAGGGCTATGTCACCCGCCAGGCCCGGTGGGTGGACTTCGAGAACGACTACAAGACCCTCGACGTGACCTTCATGGAGAGCGTCATCTGGGCGTTCAAGCGCCTGCACGACAAGGGCCTCGCCTATGAGGGCTACCGCGTGCTGCCCTACTGCTGGCGCGACCAGACTCCGCTGTCGAACCACGAGCTGCGCATGGACGACGACGTCTACAAGGATCGCCAGGACCAGACCGTCACGGTGACCTTCCCGCTGACCGGCGCCAAGGCGGAGTCGCTCGGACTCACTGCCGTGCGTGCTCTCGCGTGGACGACGACTCCGTGGACGCTGCCGACCAACGCGGCGCTCGCCGTGGGCCCGGCCATCACCTACGCGGTGGTTCCCGCCGGACCGAATGGAACACCGGATGCCACAGTGCTCCGTGAGCGTTCCGGTGGCAATGACGGCACCGAGGTGCTCGGCGCCGAGTACCTCATCGCCATCGATCTCGTCGGCAACTACGCCAAGGACCTCGGCTACGAGTCGGCCGCCGACGCGCTGGCAGCGGTCTCCCGCACCGTGCTCGGGAGCGAGCTCGAGGGCGTGACGTACGACCGGCTGTTCGACTACTACGCAGACGTCGACGCGTGGGGCATGCAGAACGGCTGGCGCATCCTCGTCGCCGACTACGTCACCACAGACGACGGAACCGGCATCGTGCACCTCGCGCCGGCCTACGGCGAGGAGGACCAGAAGGTCTCGGAGGCCAACGGCATCCCCGTCATCATCTCGCTCGACGACGGCGGCAAGTTCCTCTCCGACGTGACGGATGTCGCCGGCCAGCTCTGGAGCGACGCCAACAAGCCGCTCACGCAGCTGCTCAAGGCGGAAGGTCGGCTGCTCCGACAGGCGAGCTACGTGCACTCGTACCCGCACTGCTGGCGCTGCCGGAACCCGCTCATCTACAAGGCCGTCTCGAGCTGGTTCGTGCGCGTCACCGACTTCCGCGACCGCATGGTCGACCTGAACCAGGACATCACCTGGGTGCCCGAGAACGTCAAGGACGGCCAGTTCGGCAAGTGGATCGGCAATGCCAGGGACTGGTCGATCAGCCGCAACCGCTACTTCGGCTCGCCGATCCCCGTGTGGAAGAGCGATGACCCCGAGTACCCGCGCACCGATGTGTACGGTTCGCTCGAGGAGCTCGAGCGGGACTTCGGAACGCAGCCGCGGAACGCCGCGGGCGAGCCGGACCTGCACCGTCCGTACATCGACGAGCTGACTCGCCCGAACCCCGACGACCCCACCGGCAGGTCGACGATGCGCCGCATCCCCGACGTGCTGGACGTGTGGTTCGACTCCGGCTCGATGCCGTTCGCGCAGGTGCACTACCCGTTCGAGAACCAGGAGTGGTTCGACAGCCACAACCCGGCGGACTTCATCGTGGAGTACATCGGCCAGACGCGTGGCTGGTTCTACATGCTGCACGTGCTCTCGACCGCTCTGTTCGATCGCCCGGCGTTCACCAACGTCGTCAGCCATGGCATCGTGCTCGGCAGTGACGGCCAGAAGATGAGCAAGTCGCTGCGCAACTACCCCGACGTCTCCGAGGTCTTCGACCGTGACGGCTCCGACGCCATGCGCTGGTTCCTCATGTCGAGTTCGGTGCTGCGCGGCGGAAACCTCGTCGTCACCGAGGAGGGCATCCGCGAGGGTGTGCGCCAGGTGATGCTCCCGCTGTGGAGCACCTGGTACTTCTTCTCGCTGTACGCGAACGCTTCACGGGCCTCCGGCTCGCTCAGTGGAACCGCGTCCTCGGAGGGCGGCTACGAGGCGCAGCGTCGCACGGACTCGACCGACGTGCTCGACAGATACCTCCTCGCGAAGCTCCGCAACCTCGTGAGTGCCGTCACCGTCGACTTCGAGCAGCTCGACTCGACTCTCGCGGCAGCCAAGCTCCGCGACTTCGCCGACGTGCTCACCAACTGGTACGTGCGTCGGTCGCGTGACAGGTTCTGGGCCGGAGTCGGGGAGGACGGCTCGGGTGCCGAGGCGTTCGACACCCTCTTCACGGTGCTCGAGACGTACACCCGACTCACCGCTCCATTGCTGCCGCTCGTCTCGGAGCGCATCTGGCAGGGCCTCACCGGCGGTCGCAGCGTGCACCTGGCCGACTGGCCCGATGCGTCGGAGTTCCCGGCAGACGAGGCCCTCGTCGCCGTGATGGACCAGGTGCGCGCCATCAGCTCCACCGCGCTGTCGCTGCGCAAGCAGTCCGGTCTCCGCGTGCGCCTGCCCCTGGCGAAGCTCACCGTGGTGTCGGCATCCGCCACAGCCCTGGCACCGTTCGAGGCCATCCTGCGCGACGAGCTGAACGTGAAGTCCGTCGACGTGGTCGAGCTCGCCGAATCGAGCGCCGCCGACTACGGAGTCTCGAGCCGTCTCACCGTCAACGCGCGCGCCGCGGGTCCCCGCCTCGGCAAGGAAGTGCAGAAGGCCATCCAAGGTGCCCGCACCGGCGATTGGTCTGAGACCGACGGCATCGTCACGGCCGGCGGCATCGTGCTCGTCGAAGGCGAGTACGAGCTCGTGCTCGAGGCGACGTCCGAGGCCGGTTCCGGCGTGGCGCTCGCCCTGCTTCCCGGCGGCGGCTTCGTGCTGCTCGACACCGTGATCACCCACGAGCTCGAGGCCGAGGGCCTGGCTCGCGACGTGATCCGAGCCGTGCAGGACGCCCGCAAGGCAGCAGGTCTCGAGGTCAGCGACCGCATCCGGTTGCGTCTCACCCTCAATGAGACCGCTGCGACAGCTGCACGGGTGCACGCCGAGCTCATCGGATCAGAGACCCTGGCCGTCGATCTCGACATCGCCGCCTTCGGCGGCGCCGAGCTGCCAGCCGAGGCTCTCTCGGTGGGTCGCGACTCCACCCTCACCATCGCTCTGGAGAAGGCATGA
- a CDS encoding bifunctional folylpolyglutamate synthase/dihydrofolate synthase, producing MNDEDIWRQPADAVYEGLLARIGESNPQPRLTATRRAVELLGDPQRAYPVIHITGTNGKTSTSRIIDSILRAYGLKTGLLTSPHLTRFTERILIDGEPITDEALVRNWEDIEPYIAMTDAELEAAGEAPLSFFEVLTVLAFACFADAPVDVVVLEVGMGGEWDSTNVADGQVAVFTPIALDHVGRLGDTVAAIARTKSGIIKPAASVVSAAQAPEALAELERAVELTESTFAVEGTQFAITENRVAVGGQLISVRGAAGSYDEMFLPLYGAHQAQNAAVAIAAVEAFIGGGAQPLTTALVEEGLATATSPGRLQLVGIEPSVIVDGAHNPHGAAALVSSLESFFDFDEVVAVVGILSDKDARGIVDALSPAVHHFNVTASGSERAIPASDLAADMAAWAGQEKVFPFDSVADALDEARQWAGAAPRRAVIVTGSITLVAEAMEYAADRDWMGS from the coding sequence ATGAACGACGAAGACATCTGGCGCCAGCCCGCCGACGCCGTCTATGAGGGTCTGCTCGCCCGCATCGGCGAGTCGAATCCCCAGCCCCGACTGACGGCCACCCGTCGCGCCGTCGAACTGCTGGGCGACCCCCAGCGCGCCTACCCGGTGATCCACATCACCGGCACGAACGGCAAGACCAGCACCAGTCGCATCATCGACAGCATCCTGCGGGCCTACGGATTGAAGACCGGCCTTCTCACCAGCCCGCACCTCACCCGGTTCACCGAGCGGATCCTCATCGACGGCGAGCCGATCACCGATGAGGCGCTGGTGCGCAACTGGGAGGACATCGAGCCGTACATCGCGATGACCGACGCCGAACTCGAGGCAGCGGGTGAGGCTCCGCTCAGCTTCTTCGAGGTGCTGACCGTGCTCGCGTTCGCCTGCTTCGCGGACGCGCCCGTCGACGTCGTGGTGCTCGAGGTCGGCATGGGCGGCGAGTGGGACTCCACGAACGTCGCCGATGGACAGGTCGCCGTGTTCACGCCGATCGCGCTCGACCACGTCGGCCGTCTCGGCGACACCGTCGCCGCCATCGCCCGCACGAAGTCGGGCATCATCAAGCCGGCTGCGAGCGTCGTCTCCGCGGCGCAAGCGCCTGAGGCCCTGGCCGAACTCGAGCGTGCCGTCGAACTCACCGAGTCGACGTTCGCCGTCGAGGGGACGCAGTTCGCCATCACCGAGAACCGGGTCGCCGTCGGCGGCCAGCTGATCAGCGTCCGCGGGGCGGCGGGCAGCTACGACGAGATGTTCCTGCCGCTCTACGGAGCGCACCAGGCGCAGAACGCAGCCGTGGCCATCGCCGCCGTCGAGGCGTTCATCGGCGGGGGAGCGCAGCCCCTCACGACGGCACTCGTCGAAGAGGGCCTCGCCACGGCGACCTCGCCCGGCCGCCTGCAGCTCGTCGGCATCGAGCCGAGCGTGATCGTCGACGGAGCCCACAACCCGCACGGTGCTGCTGCGCTCGTCTCCTCGCTCGAGTCGTTCTTCGACTTCGACGAGGTCGTGGCCGTGGTCGGCATCCTCTCCGACAAGGACGCCCGCGGGATCGTCGATGCCCTGAGCCCCGCTGTGCACCACTTCAACGTGACGGCGTCTGGGTCGGAGCGGGCCATCCCGGCCTCCGACCTCGCCGCCGACATGGCAGCCTGGGCCGGGCAGGAGAAGGTCTTCCCGTTCGACTCCGTCGCCGACGCCCTCGACGAGGCGCGCCAGTGGGCCGGCGCCGCGCCGCGCCGCGCCGTGATCGTCACGGGATCGATCACCCTCGTCGCCGAGGCCATGGAGTACGCGGCCGATCGAGACTGGATGGGTTCGTGA
- a CDS encoding DUF4233 domain-containing protein: MTDATPGLPDPEDAPDAAPPRRSAAPRSIKRSLASIVLGFELIVVFLAALVNYGLPTAGLVSIGPVAALVSGGVVCLLIIITLGLLRYPFAYVLGWIVQALILLAGFLNPGMFFVGAIFAAMWTYAMISGGRIDRNNKEYA, translated from the coding sequence GTGACTGACGCGACGCCGGGGCTTCCCGACCCTGAGGACGCTCCGGATGCTGCGCCGCCGCGGCGCTCCGCAGCACCGCGCTCGATCAAGCGCAGCCTGGCGTCGATCGTGCTCGGCTTCGAGCTCATCGTCGTGTTCCTCGCCGCGCTCGTGAACTACGGACTCCCGACGGCCGGCCTGGTGAGCATCGGGCCCGTCGCCGCGCTCGTGAGCGGCGGCGTCGTCTGCCTGCTCATCATCATCACGCTCGGCCTGCTGCGGTATCCGTTCGCCTATGTCCTCGGATGGATCGTGCAGGCACTCATCCTTCTCGCAGGCTTCCTCAACCCCGGCATGTTCTTCGTAGGAGCCATCTTCGCCGCCATGTGGACCTACGCCATGATCAGCGGCGGACGTATCGACCGAAACAACAAGGAGTACGCATGA
- the ndk gene encoding nucleoside-diphosphate kinase, whose amino-acid sequence MTTIEETLVLVKPDGVARGLTGEILRRIEAKGYSLVDLRLVEADRDLLAQHYAEHEGKPFYEPLLEFMESGPSVAIRVAGNRVIEGFRSLAGTTDPTTAAPGTIRGDLGRDWGLKVQQNLVHGSDSPESAARELALWFA is encoded by the coding sequence ATGACCACGATCGAAGAGACCCTCGTCCTCGTCAAGCCCGACGGCGTCGCCCGCGGCCTGACCGGGGAGATCCTGCGTCGCATCGAGGCTAAGGGCTACTCGCTCGTCGACCTCCGCCTCGTCGAGGCCGACCGCGACCTTCTCGCGCAGCACTACGCCGAGCACGAGGGCAAGCCGTTCTACGAGCCGCTTCTCGAGTTCATGGAGTCGGGGCCGAGCGTCGCGATCCGCGTCGCGGGCAACCGGGTCATCGAGGGATTCCGATCGCTCGCCGGGACGACCGACCCCACGACGGCTGCTCCGGGCACGATCCGCGGCGACCTGGGCCGCGACTGGGGCCTCAAGGTGCAGCAGAACCTCGTTCACGGCTCCGACTCGCCCGAGTCGGCTGCCCGTGAGCTCGCGCTCTGGTTCGCCTGA
- a CDS encoding vitamin K epoxide reductase family protein, with protein MSETTPAGTVSRPAYAVGIVLAVLGAFGLLAAFELTLEKFHALEFPGTGASCDFSLIVQCSVNLASSQGAVLGFPNPVIGLICWPVVITIGVAILARARFAAWFWIGLNVGVVGALAFVIWLMYQSIHILATLCPWCMLTWAVVIPLFWVVTFDNLRTGRIPTNEPFQRFASAAFGWIPLITLVCYLIVAVIAQLRLDVLGYLF; from the coding sequence ATGAGCGAGACCACTCCAGCCGGCACCGTGTCCAGGCCCGCCTATGCGGTCGGAATCGTGTTGGCGGTGCTTGGTGCGTTCGGCCTGTTGGCCGCGTTCGAACTCACTCTGGAGAAGTTCCACGCCCTCGAGTTCCCGGGCACCGGGGCCTCCTGCGACTTCAGCCTCATCGTGCAGTGCTCGGTGAACCTCGCCTCGTCGCAGGGCGCCGTGCTGGGCTTCCCGAACCCCGTGATCGGCCTCATCTGCTGGCCCGTTGTGATCACCATCGGCGTGGCGATCCTGGCTCGAGCGCGGTTCGCCGCCTGGTTCTGGATCGGCCTGAACGTCGGAGTCGTCGGCGCCCTGGCGTTCGTGATCTGGTTGATGTACCAGAGCATCCACATCCTCGCGACGCTCTGCCCGTGGTGCATGCTCACCTGGGCGGTCGTCATCCCGCTCTTCTGGGTCGTGACGTTCGACAACCTGCGCACGGGTCGCATCCCCACGAACGAGCCCTTCCAGCGATTCGCGTCAGCCGCGTTCGGCTGGATTCCGCTGATCACCTTGGTCTGCTACCTGATCGTGGCGGTCATCGCGCAACTGCGCCTCGACGTGCTCGGCTACCTGTTCTGA